The stretch of DNA CAGCGGCGTATTTTCCTTCTCCAGGAAATACTGAATCAGTGAGAATTCGGTCGGCGTCAGCTCAATTGGCTGTCCATTCTTTTTGAACTGCTTCGTAATCAAATCCAGGGTGAACGGTCCGGAGGCGAATGAAACCTTAGCGCTGCTCTCCCGATAGACATTTACGCGTCTAAGAAGAGACTGGATGCGAGCAATAAGCTCTGTCGGACTGAACGGCTTGCTTACATGATCATCCGCACCCACAGACAAAGCATACACCTTGTCCTGCTCCTGTACTTTTGCCGTCAAAAATATGATGCCGATCCGCTCATTGGTCTCCCGAACTCTGCGGCAAACCTCAAAGCCGTCTATCCCCGGAACCATGACATCAAGCAGTGCAATATCAATGTCGGGTACGCTTGTCAGCTTGCTCAGCGCCTCATTGCCGTCAGCTGCCTCCAGAACTTCAAAGCCGTTGCGCTTCAGATTGATGACAATAAAACTGCGAATGGACTCTTCATCTTCCAAAATCAATACTTTACTCAAACTAACCCTTCCTTTCCTAAGGTGTACGATCAGCGTTTGACCTCTTTCTCGCTTTTGCCCACCTTCAACTCGTATTTACTACGGTAACCGATCACTTTGTCATTGGTTCGGCTCAGCTCTTTCCAATCCTCACGGGCCCGATCCCACTGGGATAGGGTGAAGAACTTGATCTCGGTCACAGTCTCTCCATTGTCAATCCGTACAAACTTCAAATACTGATCCTTCTCAGACTTAGTATCTACTGTTATATTACCGTTCAGCTCACTCGGGAACGTGTAATAGAATCGTCCCTCTTGATCCATGTACTGCTGCATTACAAATTTCAATCCCTGTTTCTCATCATATTGGAAGTAGGAGAAGAACCACGGAATATCATCGAAAGAAAATCCATCCCATCCTTGGGGCTTCTGCTGGATGCCAATTTCCAGAATGCCATCCCGGTTCACATCACCACTAGAAATTATAAAGTCCTTCAGCGCCGCATCTTGAGAAAGCTTCTGAACAAGCTTTCCCTTCTCCATCACTACAAGAATAGAATAGGCGGAGTGCTGGGCCAAGGAAGCATCTAGAATAATTCCCCGCTGCTTGCCTTCTGAGATTCTTCCGGACACCACATTATAGTAATCATTCACATTTGCATCCAGCTCAAGCTGGTCAAGCTGTACAAATGAACCGTCCTTATACTGATATGTGGTTAGTGTTGAATATTCATTCTTCTGGAATGTAAGTATGGAGATATCCATCTGCCCATCCCCATTGAGGTCGTCAATGACATAGTGCGTATATGGCAGCACCAGCGCTTTCTCCACGGTCTTGTTATGGAAGGAATATATAGTCAGGCCTTGCTGCACCTGCTTATCCGAATTTGAATAGCCAACGACAATTTCCGTCTTTCCGTCATTCTTCAAATCACGCAGATCAACCGACTCAAGAACCTGGCCTTCAACATCGAAATTAGTAACGGCTGTCCATGTATCTCCTTCGGTCGTGAAAATAACACCGTGAATACGAACCGCATCATCCGGGGTTTCGTAAAAAACAACAGCCTCGGACTTCCCATCATTATCCAAGTCCCTGACACGGATTGAGCTTGCATCGCCCAGCTCACGGGGCTTGATGATCGAACCGCCGTTAGGAAGCCGGCTTAAGTAAGCGTTGACTACACTCTTCAGCGATTCTTTATCTGATGATAGTAATGGTGGTGATATCAGCTGCTTTGGATCCTGAATAAAAGTACAGCCGCTGAGCAATACAATCGTAAAACAGGAGGTGACCATAAGCAGCCGTTTTAAGCTTTTCAAGTACAGCCCCTCTTTTCGTCTTAAATGGAATTCTTCTCGGCACTTGTCAGTCTTCTTCCTGTAATGTCCCACAATAACCGCCCTTCTTTGATTCCCCACAATCTTGTGCACCAGCGTTCTGCCAAGTCAACCGGAAGCACGGTAATTACAGTCTTCCCCTTGTTCTGACAAAGCGATTTCAGCTCGGACAGCACTTTATCTGCAGTCTGCGGGTCCAGGCCGACTACCGGTTCATCTGCGGCAAGAAC from Paenibacillus sp. CAA11 encodes:
- a CDS encoding response regulator transcription factor produces the protein MSKVLILEDEESIRSFIVINLKRNGFEVLEAADGNEALSKLTSVPDIDIALLDVMVPGIDGFEVCRRVRETNERIGIIFLTAKVQEQDKVYALSVGADDHVSKPFSPTELIARIQSLLRRVNVYRESSAKVSFASGPFTLDLITKQFKKNGQPIELTPTEFSLIQYFLEKENTPLSRDVLLDHVWGKEYMGDPKIVDVNIRRLRQKIESNPSEPAFLQTVWGHGYKWKGEGQ